One segment of Macrotis lagotis isolate mMagLag1 chromosome 1, bilby.v1.9.chrom.fasta, whole genome shotgun sequence DNA contains the following:
- the LOC141509958 gene encoding immunoglobulin superfamily member 1-like isoform X4 translates to MFHTVTFLISIGLCLNWVIGKQLETLPRPTLWAVPSPVVTKGMDVTFSCQGHLGTDRFQLWMGGEIREERNASWGLAEFVFKNVDDMRDARSYSCRSGQGSFWSEPSDPLTLVVTGLLPKPTAGISPGYEMTPGSTVTISCQISSQVPLQEYNFALLEATNLEPLETKSPGGTKAVFSFLSVRAEDTGGYRCIYYKKTAPHRGSHPSLIVHLTVNGKLPKPSLWAQSGLMISQGANITLWCSRPKQSSFEEVTFILRKAETQQPLEHQTSADPWTGFLLPSVRPEDTGSYSCAYRERSSGGESEPSDILDLVVPGSLPRPSLIALPGLLVEPGIHVTLRCRLPPQTSFSDVTFSLLKVGSPLPLQSQSPAGTFAEFPLFSVRSQDAGNYSCVYHGRMVQHLVSETSNTLEIWVTDALPRPSLLSRPGSEMASGADVTLLCQGPSWAIRFLLYKEGDGKNLRSMDTIQDGAQFFLTHVTPQDSGNYICSYQFSNNGSLWTQHSDPLQIIVRGIEMAKKRSRKPLVSIAEESQVLCYAQLNLQTLNNRKSNSMKEHPEPSFYATVSGN, encoded by the exons ATGTTTCACACAGTCACTTTCCTGATCTCCATTG GGCTCTGTCTGAACTGGGTGATCGGGAAACAACTGG aAACCCTTCCCAGACCCACCCTCTGGGCTGTGCCTAGTCCTGTGGTCACCAAGGGAATGGATGTGACCTTCAGCTGTCAGGGCCACTTGGGGACTGACAGATTCCAATTATGGATGGGTGGAGAGATTAGAGAGGAGAGGAATGCATCCTGGGGTCTGGCAGAGTTTGTATTCAAGAATGTGGACGACATGCGAGATGCAAGGAGTTACAGCTGCCGCTCTGGACAGGGGTCCTTCTGGTCAGAGCCCAGTGACCCCCTGACCCTGGTGGTGACAG GACTTCTCCCCAAACCCACTGCTGGAATCTCTCCTGGTTATGAAATGACTCCAGGGTCAACAGTGACCATCTCATGCCAAATCTCATCCCAGGTCCCCCTCCAGGAATATAACTTTGCCCTCTTGGAGGCCACGAACCTGGAGCCCTTGGAGACAAAGAGCCCTGGAGGGACGAAGgctgttttctcatttttgtctgtGAGGGCTGAGGACACTGGGGGTTACAGATGTATTTACTACAAGAAGACAGCTCCCCACAGAGGTTCACATCCTAGTCTGATTGTACATCTGACTGTGAATG GAAAACTCCCCAAGCCCTCTCTCTGGGCCCAATCTGGCCTGATGATATCCCAAGGAGCCAACATCACTCTCTGGTGCTCAAGGCCCAAGCAGTCTTCCTTTGAAGAGGTGACTTTCATTCTAAGGAAGGCAGAGACCCAGCAACCCTTAGAGCACCAGACCTCGGCAGATCCCTGGACTGGCTTCCTCCTCCCATCTGTGAGACCTGAGGACACTGGGAGCTACAGCTGTGCCTACAGGGAAAGAAGTTCTGGTGGAGAATCAGAACCGAGTGATATCCTCGACCTGGTGGTGCCAG GGTCTCTGCCCAGGCCTTCCCTCATAGCCCTCCCAGGGCTTTTGGTGGAACCTGGGATTCATGTAACTCTCCGGTGCCGGCTTCCCCCTCAGACATCCTTCAGTGATGTGACATTCTCTCTGCTAAAGGTGGGGTCTCCTCTGCCCCTGCAGAGCCAAAGCCCAGCAGGGACCTTTGCTGAATTTCCCCTCTTCTCTGTGAGGTCCCAGGATGCTGGGAACTACAGTTGTGTCTACCATGGAAGGATGGTTCAACACCTCGTATCTGAAACCAGTAATACCCTAGAGATCTGGGTGACAG ATGCATTACCCAGACCATCTCTCTTAAGCCGGCCTGGTTCAGAGATGGCTTCAGGGGCTGATGTCACCCTCCTTTGCCAGGGACCTTCCTGGGCTATTAGATTTCTTCTATATAAGGAGGGAGATGGAAAAAACCTGAGGAGCATGGATACAATTCAAGATGGagcccagttcttcctgactcatgTGACCCCCCAGGACTCTGGAAATTACATCTGTAGCTACCAATTCAGCAACAATGGAAGTCTCTGGACACAGCACAGTGACCCCCTGCAGATTATTGTCAGAG GTATTGAAATGGCCAAGAAGAGATCAAGGAAACCATTG gttTCCATTGCTGAAGAATCCCAAGTACTGTGTTATGCTCAGTTGAACCTACAAACCTTGAATAATAGGAAATCTAACTCCATGAAGGAACACCCAGAGCCCTCATTCTATGCCACTGTTTCTGGAAACTGA
- the LOC141509958 gene encoding immunoglobulin superfamily member 1-like isoform X3 — MFHTVTFLISIGLCLNWVIGKQLETLPRPTLWAVPSPVVTKGMDVTFSCQGHLGTDRFQLWMGGEIREERNASWGLAEFVFKNVDDMRDARSYSCRSGQGSFWSEPSDPLTLVVTGLLPKPTAGISPGYEMTPGSTVTISCQISSQVPLQEYNFALLEATNLEPLETKSPGGTKAVFSFLSVRAEDTGGYRCIYYKKTAPHRGKLPKPSLWAQSGLMISQGANITLWCSRPKQSSFEEVTFILRKAETQQPLEHQTSADPWTGFLLPSVRPEDTGSYSCAYRERSSGGESEPSDILDLVVPGSLPRPSLIALPGLLVEPGIHVTLRCRLPPQTSFSDVTFSLLKVGSPLPLQSQSPAGTFAEFPLFSVRSQDAGNYSCVYHGRMVQHLVSETSNTLEIWVTDALPRPSLLSRPGSEMASGADVTLLCQGPSWAIRFLLYKEGDGKNLRSMDTIQDGAQFFLTHVTPQDSGNYICSYQFSNNGSLWTQHSDPLQIIVRGSVLGITLIVILSCVSFLLLCLLLLVCLRQGCISKGSLQGESHSIEMAKKRSRKPLVSIAEESQVLCYAQLNLQTLNNRKSNSMKEHPEPSFYATVSGN, encoded by the exons ATGTTTCACACAGTCACTTTCCTGATCTCCATTG GGCTCTGTCTGAACTGGGTGATCGGGAAACAACTGG aAACCCTTCCCAGACCCACCCTCTGGGCTGTGCCTAGTCCTGTGGTCACCAAGGGAATGGATGTGACCTTCAGCTGTCAGGGCCACTTGGGGACTGACAGATTCCAATTATGGATGGGTGGAGAGATTAGAGAGGAGAGGAATGCATCCTGGGGTCTGGCAGAGTTTGTATTCAAGAATGTGGACGACATGCGAGATGCAAGGAGTTACAGCTGCCGCTCTGGACAGGGGTCCTTCTGGTCAGAGCCCAGTGACCCCCTGACCCTGGTGGTGACAG GACTTCTCCCCAAACCCACTGCTGGAATCTCTCCTGGTTATGAAATGACTCCAGGGTCAACAGTGACCATCTCATGCCAAATCTCATCCCAGGTCCCCCTCCAGGAATATAACTTTGCCCTCTTGGAGGCCACGAACCTGGAGCCCTTGGAGACAAAGAGCCCTGGAGGGACGAAGgctgttttctcatttttgtctgtGAGGGCTGAGGACACTGGGGGTTACAGATGTATTTACTACAAGAAGACAGCTCCCCACAGAG GAAAACTCCCCAAGCCCTCTCTCTGGGCCCAATCTGGCCTGATGATATCCCAAGGAGCCAACATCACTCTCTGGTGCTCAAGGCCCAAGCAGTCTTCCTTTGAAGAGGTGACTTTCATTCTAAGGAAGGCAGAGACCCAGCAACCCTTAGAGCACCAGACCTCGGCAGATCCCTGGACTGGCTTCCTCCTCCCATCTGTGAGACCTGAGGACACTGGGAGCTACAGCTGTGCCTACAGGGAAAGAAGTTCTGGTGGAGAATCAGAACCGAGTGATATCCTCGACCTGGTGGTGCCAG GGTCTCTGCCCAGGCCTTCCCTCATAGCCCTCCCAGGGCTTTTGGTGGAACCTGGGATTCATGTAACTCTCCGGTGCCGGCTTCCCCCTCAGACATCCTTCAGTGATGTGACATTCTCTCTGCTAAAGGTGGGGTCTCCTCTGCCCCTGCAGAGCCAAAGCCCAGCAGGGACCTTTGCTGAATTTCCCCTCTTCTCTGTGAGGTCCCAGGATGCTGGGAACTACAGTTGTGTCTACCATGGAAGGATGGTTCAACACCTCGTATCTGAAACCAGTAATACCCTAGAGATCTGGGTGACAG ATGCATTACCCAGACCATCTCTCTTAAGCCGGCCTGGTTCAGAGATGGCTTCAGGGGCTGATGTCACCCTCCTTTGCCAGGGACCTTCCTGGGCTATTAGATTTCTTCTATATAAGGAGGGAGATGGAAAAAACCTGAGGAGCATGGATACAATTCAAGATGGagcccagttcttcctgactcatgTGACCCCCCAGGACTCTGGAAATTACATCTGTAGCTACCAATTCAGCAACAATGGAAGTCTCTGGACACAGCACAGTGACCCCCTGCAGATTATTGTCAGAG GATCAGTTCTCGGTATCACCCTCATTGTCATCCTCAGCTgtgtttccttcctcctcctctgtcTTCTCCTGCTGGTATGCCTCCGCCAAGGATGCATTTCTAAGG GGTCTTTACAAGGAGAAAGCCATA GTATTGAAATGGCCAAGAAGAGATCAAGGAAACCATTG gttTCCATTGCTGAAGAATCCCAAGTACTGTGTTATGCTCAGTTGAACCTACAAACCTTGAATAATAGGAAATCTAACTCCATGAAGGAACACCCAGAGCCCTCATTCTATGCCACTGTTTCTGGAAACTGA
- the LOC141509958 gene encoding immunoglobulin superfamily member 1-like isoform X5, whose protein sequence is MFHTVTFLISIGLCLNWVIGKQLETLPRPTLWAVPSPVVTKGMDVTFSCQGHLGTDRFQLWMGGEIREERNASWGLAEFVFKNVDDMRDARSYSCRSGQGSFWSEPSDPLTLVVTGLLPKPTAGISPGYEMTPGSTVTISCQISSQVPLQEYNFALLEATNLEPLETKSPGGTKAVFSFLSVRAEDTGGYRCIYYKKTAPHRGSHPSLIVHLTVNGKLPKPSLWAQSGLMISQGANITLWCSRPKQSSFEEVTFILRKAETQQPLEHQTSADPWTGFLLPSVRPEDTGSYSCAYRERSSGGESEPSDILDLVVPGSLPRPSLIALPGLLVEPGIHVTLRCRLPPQTSFSDVTFSLLKVGSPLPLQSQSPAGTFAEFPLFSVRSQDAGNYSCVYHGRMVQHLVSETSNTLEIWVTDALPRPSLLSRPGSEMASGADVTLLCQGPSWAIRFLLYKEGDGKNLRSMDTIQDGAQFFLTHVTPQDSGNYICSYQFSNNGSLWTQHSDPLQIIVRGSVLGITLIVILSCVSFLLLCLLLLVCLRQGCISKGSLQGESHSRY, encoded by the exons ATGTTTCACACAGTCACTTTCCTGATCTCCATTG GGCTCTGTCTGAACTGGGTGATCGGGAAACAACTGG aAACCCTTCCCAGACCCACCCTCTGGGCTGTGCCTAGTCCTGTGGTCACCAAGGGAATGGATGTGACCTTCAGCTGTCAGGGCCACTTGGGGACTGACAGATTCCAATTATGGATGGGTGGAGAGATTAGAGAGGAGAGGAATGCATCCTGGGGTCTGGCAGAGTTTGTATTCAAGAATGTGGACGACATGCGAGATGCAAGGAGTTACAGCTGCCGCTCTGGACAGGGGTCCTTCTGGTCAGAGCCCAGTGACCCCCTGACCCTGGTGGTGACAG GACTTCTCCCCAAACCCACTGCTGGAATCTCTCCTGGTTATGAAATGACTCCAGGGTCAACAGTGACCATCTCATGCCAAATCTCATCCCAGGTCCCCCTCCAGGAATATAACTTTGCCCTCTTGGAGGCCACGAACCTGGAGCCCTTGGAGACAAAGAGCCCTGGAGGGACGAAGgctgttttctcatttttgtctgtGAGGGCTGAGGACACTGGGGGTTACAGATGTATTTACTACAAGAAGACAGCTCCCCACAGAGGTTCACATCCTAGTCTGATTGTACATCTGACTGTGAATG GAAAACTCCCCAAGCCCTCTCTCTGGGCCCAATCTGGCCTGATGATATCCCAAGGAGCCAACATCACTCTCTGGTGCTCAAGGCCCAAGCAGTCTTCCTTTGAAGAGGTGACTTTCATTCTAAGGAAGGCAGAGACCCAGCAACCCTTAGAGCACCAGACCTCGGCAGATCCCTGGACTGGCTTCCTCCTCCCATCTGTGAGACCTGAGGACACTGGGAGCTACAGCTGTGCCTACAGGGAAAGAAGTTCTGGTGGAGAATCAGAACCGAGTGATATCCTCGACCTGGTGGTGCCAG GGTCTCTGCCCAGGCCTTCCCTCATAGCCCTCCCAGGGCTTTTGGTGGAACCTGGGATTCATGTAACTCTCCGGTGCCGGCTTCCCCCTCAGACATCCTTCAGTGATGTGACATTCTCTCTGCTAAAGGTGGGGTCTCCTCTGCCCCTGCAGAGCCAAAGCCCAGCAGGGACCTTTGCTGAATTTCCCCTCTTCTCTGTGAGGTCCCAGGATGCTGGGAACTACAGTTGTGTCTACCATGGAAGGATGGTTCAACACCTCGTATCTGAAACCAGTAATACCCTAGAGATCTGGGTGACAG ATGCATTACCCAGACCATCTCTCTTAAGCCGGCCTGGTTCAGAGATGGCTTCAGGGGCTGATGTCACCCTCCTTTGCCAGGGACCTTCCTGGGCTATTAGATTTCTTCTATATAAGGAGGGAGATGGAAAAAACCTGAGGAGCATGGATACAATTCAAGATGGagcccagttcttcctgactcatgTGACCCCCCAGGACTCTGGAAATTACATCTGTAGCTACCAATTCAGCAACAATGGAAGTCTCTGGACACAGCACAGTGACCCCCTGCAGATTATTGTCAGAG GATCAGTTCTCGGTATCACCCTCATTGTCATCCTCAGCTgtgtttccttcctcctcctctgtcTTCTCCTGCTGGTATGCCTCCGCCAAGGATGCATTTCTAAGG GGTCTTTACAAGGAGAAAGCCATAGTAG GTATTGA
- the LOC141509958 gene encoding immunoglobulin superfamily member 1-like isoform X1, which yields MFHTVTFLISIGLCLNWVIGKQLETLPRPTLWAVPSPVVTKGMDVTFSCQGHLGTDRFQLWMGGEIREERNASWGLAEFVFKNVDDMRDARSYSCRSGQGSFWSEPSDPLTLVVTGLLPKPTAGISPGYEMTPGSTVTISCQISSQVPLQEYNFALLEATNLEPLETKSPGGTKAVFSFLSVRAEDTGGYRCIYYKKTAPHRGSHPSLIVHLTVNGKLPKPSLWAQSGLMISQGANITLWCSRPKQSSFEEVTFILRKAETQQPLEHQTSADPWTGFLLPSVRPEDTGSYSCAYRERSSGGESEPSDILDLVVPGSLPRPSLIALPGLLVEPGIHVTLRCRLPPQTSFSDVTFSLLKVGSPLPLQSQSPAGTFAEFPLFSVRSQDAGNYSCVYHGRMVQHLVSETSNTLEIWVTDALPRPSLLSRPGSEMASGADVTLLCQGPSWAIRFLLYKEGDGKNLRSMDTIQDGAQFFLTHVTPQDSGNYICSYQFSNNGSLWTQHSDPLQIIVRGSVLGITLIVILSCVSFLLLCLLLLVCLRQGCISKGSLQGESHSIEMAKKRSRKPLVSIAEESQVLCYAQLNLQTLNNRKSNSMKEHPEPSFYATVSGN from the exons ATGTTTCACACAGTCACTTTCCTGATCTCCATTG GGCTCTGTCTGAACTGGGTGATCGGGAAACAACTGG aAACCCTTCCCAGACCCACCCTCTGGGCTGTGCCTAGTCCTGTGGTCACCAAGGGAATGGATGTGACCTTCAGCTGTCAGGGCCACTTGGGGACTGACAGATTCCAATTATGGATGGGTGGAGAGATTAGAGAGGAGAGGAATGCATCCTGGGGTCTGGCAGAGTTTGTATTCAAGAATGTGGACGACATGCGAGATGCAAGGAGTTACAGCTGCCGCTCTGGACAGGGGTCCTTCTGGTCAGAGCCCAGTGACCCCCTGACCCTGGTGGTGACAG GACTTCTCCCCAAACCCACTGCTGGAATCTCTCCTGGTTATGAAATGACTCCAGGGTCAACAGTGACCATCTCATGCCAAATCTCATCCCAGGTCCCCCTCCAGGAATATAACTTTGCCCTCTTGGAGGCCACGAACCTGGAGCCCTTGGAGACAAAGAGCCCTGGAGGGACGAAGgctgttttctcatttttgtctgtGAGGGCTGAGGACACTGGGGGTTACAGATGTATTTACTACAAGAAGACAGCTCCCCACAGAGGTTCACATCCTAGTCTGATTGTACATCTGACTGTGAATG GAAAACTCCCCAAGCCCTCTCTCTGGGCCCAATCTGGCCTGATGATATCCCAAGGAGCCAACATCACTCTCTGGTGCTCAAGGCCCAAGCAGTCTTCCTTTGAAGAGGTGACTTTCATTCTAAGGAAGGCAGAGACCCAGCAACCCTTAGAGCACCAGACCTCGGCAGATCCCTGGACTGGCTTCCTCCTCCCATCTGTGAGACCTGAGGACACTGGGAGCTACAGCTGTGCCTACAGGGAAAGAAGTTCTGGTGGAGAATCAGAACCGAGTGATATCCTCGACCTGGTGGTGCCAG GGTCTCTGCCCAGGCCTTCCCTCATAGCCCTCCCAGGGCTTTTGGTGGAACCTGGGATTCATGTAACTCTCCGGTGCCGGCTTCCCCCTCAGACATCCTTCAGTGATGTGACATTCTCTCTGCTAAAGGTGGGGTCTCCTCTGCCCCTGCAGAGCCAAAGCCCAGCAGGGACCTTTGCTGAATTTCCCCTCTTCTCTGTGAGGTCCCAGGATGCTGGGAACTACAGTTGTGTCTACCATGGAAGGATGGTTCAACACCTCGTATCTGAAACCAGTAATACCCTAGAGATCTGGGTGACAG ATGCATTACCCAGACCATCTCTCTTAAGCCGGCCTGGTTCAGAGATGGCTTCAGGGGCTGATGTCACCCTCCTTTGCCAGGGACCTTCCTGGGCTATTAGATTTCTTCTATATAAGGAGGGAGATGGAAAAAACCTGAGGAGCATGGATACAATTCAAGATGGagcccagttcttcctgactcatgTGACCCCCCAGGACTCTGGAAATTACATCTGTAGCTACCAATTCAGCAACAATGGAAGTCTCTGGACACAGCACAGTGACCCCCTGCAGATTATTGTCAGAG GATCAGTTCTCGGTATCACCCTCATTGTCATCCTCAGCTgtgtttccttcctcctcctctgtcTTCTCCTGCTGGTATGCCTCCGCCAAGGATGCATTTCTAAGG GGTCTTTACAAGGAGAAAGCCATA GTATTGAAATGGCCAAGAAGAGATCAAGGAAACCATTG gttTCCATTGCTGAAGAATCCCAAGTACTGTGTTATGCTCAGTTGAACCTACAAACCTTGAATAATAGGAAATCTAACTCCATGAAGGAACACCCAGAGCCCTCATTCTATGCCACTGTTTCTGGAAACTGA
- the LOC141509958 gene encoding immunoglobulin superfamily member 1-like isoform X2 — protein sequence MTDDGLCLNWVIGKQLETLPRPTLWAVPSPVVTKGMDVTFSCQGHLGTDRFQLWMGGEIREERNASWGLAEFVFKNVDDMRDARSYSCRSGQGSFWSEPSDPLTLVVTGLLPKPTAGISPGYEMTPGSTVTISCQISSQVPLQEYNFALLEATNLEPLETKSPGGTKAVFSFLSVRAEDTGGYRCIYYKKTAPHRGSHPSLIVHLTVNGKLPKPSLWAQSGLMISQGANITLWCSRPKQSSFEEVTFILRKAETQQPLEHQTSADPWTGFLLPSVRPEDTGSYSCAYRERSSGGESEPSDILDLVVPGSLPRPSLIALPGLLVEPGIHVTLRCRLPPQTSFSDVTFSLLKVGSPLPLQSQSPAGTFAEFPLFSVRSQDAGNYSCVYHGRMVQHLVSETSNTLEIWVTDALPRPSLLSRPGSEMASGADVTLLCQGPSWAIRFLLYKEGDGKNLRSMDTIQDGAQFFLTHVTPQDSGNYICSYQFSNNGSLWTQHSDPLQIIVRGSVLGITLIVILSCVSFLLLCLLLLVCLRQGCISKGSLQGESHSIEMAKKRSRKPLVSIAEESQVLCYAQLNLQTLNNRKSNSMKEHPEPSFYATVSGN from the exons ATGACAGATGATG GGCTCTGTCTGAACTGGGTGATCGGGAAACAACTGG aAACCCTTCCCAGACCCACCCTCTGGGCTGTGCCTAGTCCTGTGGTCACCAAGGGAATGGATGTGACCTTCAGCTGTCAGGGCCACTTGGGGACTGACAGATTCCAATTATGGATGGGTGGAGAGATTAGAGAGGAGAGGAATGCATCCTGGGGTCTGGCAGAGTTTGTATTCAAGAATGTGGACGACATGCGAGATGCAAGGAGTTACAGCTGCCGCTCTGGACAGGGGTCCTTCTGGTCAGAGCCCAGTGACCCCCTGACCCTGGTGGTGACAG GACTTCTCCCCAAACCCACTGCTGGAATCTCTCCTGGTTATGAAATGACTCCAGGGTCAACAGTGACCATCTCATGCCAAATCTCATCCCAGGTCCCCCTCCAGGAATATAACTTTGCCCTCTTGGAGGCCACGAACCTGGAGCCCTTGGAGACAAAGAGCCCTGGAGGGACGAAGgctgttttctcatttttgtctgtGAGGGCTGAGGACACTGGGGGTTACAGATGTATTTACTACAAGAAGACAGCTCCCCACAGAGGTTCACATCCTAGTCTGATTGTACATCTGACTGTGAATG GAAAACTCCCCAAGCCCTCTCTCTGGGCCCAATCTGGCCTGATGATATCCCAAGGAGCCAACATCACTCTCTGGTGCTCAAGGCCCAAGCAGTCTTCCTTTGAAGAGGTGACTTTCATTCTAAGGAAGGCAGAGACCCAGCAACCCTTAGAGCACCAGACCTCGGCAGATCCCTGGACTGGCTTCCTCCTCCCATCTGTGAGACCTGAGGACACTGGGAGCTACAGCTGTGCCTACAGGGAAAGAAGTTCTGGTGGAGAATCAGAACCGAGTGATATCCTCGACCTGGTGGTGCCAG GGTCTCTGCCCAGGCCTTCCCTCATAGCCCTCCCAGGGCTTTTGGTGGAACCTGGGATTCATGTAACTCTCCGGTGCCGGCTTCCCCCTCAGACATCCTTCAGTGATGTGACATTCTCTCTGCTAAAGGTGGGGTCTCCTCTGCCCCTGCAGAGCCAAAGCCCAGCAGGGACCTTTGCTGAATTTCCCCTCTTCTCTGTGAGGTCCCAGGATGCTGGGAACTACAGTTGTGTCTACCATGGAAGGATGGTTCAACACCTCGTATCTGAAACCAGTAATACCCTAGAGATCTGGGTGACAG ATGCATTACCCAGACCATCTCTCTTAAGCCGGCCTGGTTCAGAGATGGCTTCAGGGGCTGATGTCACCCTCCTTTGCCAGGGACCTTCCTGGGCTATTAGATTTCTTCTATATAAGGAGGGAGATGGAAAAAACCTGAGGAGCATGGATACAATTCAAGATGGagcccagttcttcctgactcatgTGACCCCCCAGGACTCTGGAAATTACATCTGTAGCTACCAATTCAGCAACAATGGAAGTCTCTGGACACAGCACAGTGACCCCCTGCAGATTATTGTCAGAG GATCAGTTCTCGGTATCACCCTCATTGTCATCCTCAGCTgtgtttccttcctcctcctctgtcTTCTCCTGCTGGTATGCCTCCGCCAAGGATGCATTTCTAAGG GGTCTTTACAAGGAGAAAGCCATA GTATTGAAATGGCCAAGAAGAGATCAAGGAAACCATTG gttTCCATTGCTGAAGAATCCCAAGTACTGTGTTATGCTCAGTTGAACCTACAAACCTTGAATAATAGGAAATCTAACTCCATGAAGGAACACCCAGAGCCCTCATTCTATGCCACTGTTTCTGGAAACTGA